A single genomic interval of Helianthus annuus cultivar XRQ/B chromosome 6, HanXRQr2.0-SUNRISE, whole genome shotgun sequence harbors:
- the LOC110944728 gene encoding uncharacterized protein LOC110944728, whose protein sequence is MPYSLYEKLGIGELSPTRMSLSLADRFVKYPRGIIENLLVKVDKFVFPVDFVVLDMEADEKVPILLGCPFLCTAKAIIDVFDGKITLQVVESRIDEVVEKVEEVVSESEEVDEDEWVPEVLELSEIKSESESTPMEKPAPLELKVLSSHLEYAFLGEGSEFPVIISSKLEEGEKGRLLEVLRVNREAIAWRLSDIKGISPAYCTHRILMEDDYKPVVQPQRHLNPNMQEVVKKEVLKLMLKRCIETNLMLNWEKCHFMVTEGIVLGHKVSREGIEVDRAKIDTISTLPPPTSVKSVRSFLGHAGFYRRFIKDFSKITRPMTRLLEKDVPFVFDEECIKAFDFLKEKLASAPILVSPDWSLPFELMCDASDYAVGAVLGQRVDKHFHPIYYASKTLNDAQENYTTTEKELLAVVFAFDKFRSYLVLSKTTVFTDHSALRFLFQKKDAKSRLIRWILLLFEFDIEIKDKKGAENVAADHLSRLEDPKREEVREDSIGDTFPHETIDFVSAEAEGLPWFSDLANYLATGDLVRGMSYQQKKKLLREARKYIWDDPYLFRIGGDRVLRRCVSKEDGLDILRHVHEGLTGGHHGANVTAQKVFDKLEHRALWALKTVNLNLTETARRRFFQIHELEALRDAAYERSWSIKEKTKALHDRRLRGLKEFKVGDKVLLFNSRLKLIAGKLKSRWNGPYVVKEVFPYGTVELYDEVDKGVWKVNGHRLKHYLGGPIDTTEEEEIPLEDPPTFTDQFHHRYGTEKA, encoded by the exons ATGCCATATTCTTTGTATGAGAAGTTAGGTATAGGAGAGTTGTCACCTACACGCATGTCTTTGTCGCTAGCTGATAGATTCGTTAAGTATCCACGTGGCATTATTGAAAACCTTTTAGTCAAAGTGGATAAGTTCGTCTTCCCCGTAGACTTTgtcgttcttgatatggaagccgacgAAAAGGTTCCCATCCTTCTAGGATGCCCAttcttgtgtaccgccaaggcCATCATCGATGTCTTTGACGGGAAAATCACACTTCAAGTCG TTGAGAGTAGGATAGATGAGGTAGTTGAGAAGGTAGAGGAGGTTGTTAGTGAGAGTGAAGAGGTAGACGAGGACGAGTGGGTCCCCGAAGTGCTAGAATTGAGTGAAATTAAGAGTGAGAGTGAGAGTACACCTATGGAGAAGCCCGCCCCATTAGAACTCAAAGTCCTCTCGTCCCACTTAGAATACGCTTTCTTAGGTGAGGGTTCCGAGTTTCCCGTCATCATTTCGTCTAAGTTAGAGGAGGGAGAGAAGGGTAGGTTATTAGAGGTGTTGAGAGTGAATAGGGAGGCCATTGCATGGCGCCTTTCGGATATTAAGGGCATAAGCCCCGCCTATTGTACCCACCGGATACTCATGGAAGATGACTATAAgccggtggtgcaacctcaaAGGCACCTCAATCCGAACATGCAAGAGGTTGTTAAGAAAGAAGTGCTTAAGTT GATGCTTAAGAGGTGCATAGAGACAAATCttatgttgaattgggagaagtgtcactttatggtgacggaggggatagtGTTAGGACACAAGGTGTCAAGAGAGGGTATAGAGGTGGATAGAGCCAAGATAGATACCATAAGTACATTGCCTCCACCTACTAGTGTCAAGTCCGTTAGGAGCTTTCTAGGTCATGCGGGCTTTTATAGGCGTTTTATAAAAGATTTTTCTAAAATCACACGCCCGATGACTAGGCTTTTAGAGAAGGATGTACCTTTCGTCTTCGACGAGGAGTGCATCAAGGCATTCGACTTCTTGAAGGAAAAACTCGCGAGTGCCCCGATACTTGTGTCGCCCGATTGGAGCTTACCTTTTGAGCTCATGTGTGATGCGAGTGATTATGCCGTAGGTGCGGTCCTAGGACAAAGAGTCGATAAGCACTTTCATCCAATTTACTACGCGAGCAAAACTCTAAACgatgctcaagagaactataccacAACGGAAAAGGAACTCTTAGCCGTAGTGTTTGCGTTTGATAAGTTTCGCTCATATCTCGTGCTTTCCAAAACCACCGTGTTCACCGACCATTCCGCTTTGCGATTTCTGTTTCAAAAGAAAGACGCAAAGTCGCGTCTTATTAGATGGATTCTTTTGCTCTTCGAGTTCGACATagaaattaaggataaaaagggaGCGGAAAACGTAGCCGCCGACCACTTGTCACGTTTAGAGGATCCAAAGAGAGAAGAGGTGCGTGAGGATTCCATAGGAGACACTTTTCCCCACGAAACCATAGATTTTGTTAGTGCCGAGGCAGAGGGTTTGCCATGGTTCTCGGACTTGGCGAATTATTTAGCAACCGGAGATCTTGTGAGGGGTATGTCCTACCAACAAAAGAAAAAACTTCTTAGGGAGGCTAGGAAGTATATTTGGGATGACCCATACCTATTTAGGATAGGTGGAGATAGAGTGCTTAGGAGATGTGTTTCAAAGGAGGATGGTTTAGACATCCTTAGACATGTGCACGAGGGTTTAACGGGAGGCCATCACGGAGCAAATGTGACGGCACAAAAGGTTTTtgata AGTTAGAGCATAGGGCGTTGTGGGCATTGAAAACCGTAAACCTTAACCTTACCGAAACCGCAAGGAGGAGATTCTTCCAGATTCACGAGTTGGAAGCTCTAAGGGATGCTGCCTATGAACGATCATGGAGTATCAAGGAGAAAACCAAGGCATTGCATGATAGGCGGTTGCGAGGTTTGAAAGAGTTtaaggtaggtgataaagtgctTTTGTTCAATTCACGTTTGAAATTAATAGCAGGGAAATTGAAATCGAGATGGAATGGCCCGTATGTGGTGAAAGAAGTGTTTCCATACGGCACGGTTGAATTATACGATGAAGTCGACAAAGGTGTATGGAAGGTAAACGGTCATAGATTGAAACATTACTTGGGAGGTCCTATTGATACCACCGAAGAGGAAGAAATTCCTCTAGAGGACCCACCTACCTTCACCGATCA GTTTCATCACCGCTACGGAACGGAGAAAGCTTGA